The following are encoded together in the Borrelia coriaceae genome:
- a CDS encoding variable large family protein, with translation MKINIKNIKIKSICATLFISLFLSCNSGVIEELEKKNTFFDSLIKIGHGFQEIFGSFGDALGFNAVKSDDPKNKVGEHFNKVKKGLEDTKEKLDGLAKEISSTPHADTKGVAAVKEAVKKAIDEVISKLIDSITKLAGAVDSTDIGHNSTGAAVAANPGDVKTVIESVKMIIDLAENSGIKIKPGDDGGAGASAADNTATDILGGTVTAAGGGSKLADEVSKADSWAMIDKIRNATTKEGALDAAASNNAGELATGSNAAGNNGAKAATNADLVAAVALKAMTKKGKFSAHNDDAGAVKAAAASAVNKVLGILDLIISKIVNKHLEKVREAVKEIKYSESTGEATESGTVTK, from the coding sequence ATGAAAATAAATATTAAAAATATTAAGATAAAAAGTATTTGTGCAACATTATTTATCTCTCTATTCCTTTCTTGTAATAGTGGAGTAATAGAGGAACTTGAGAAGAAAAATACTTTCTTTGATTCTCTTATAAAAATAGGTCATGGATTTCAAGAAATTTTTGGTTCATTTGGTGATGCATTAGGATTTAATGCTGTTAAATCTGATGACCCAAAAAACAAAGTAGGAGAACACTTTAATAAGGTCAAAAAAGGATTAGAAGATACTAAAGAGAAATTGGATGGTTTAGCAAAGGAAATATCTTCTACTCCACATGCTGATACCAAAGGTGTTGCAGCTGTTAAAGAAGCAGTTAAAAAAGCCATTGATGAAGTGATTTCAAAGCTAATTGACTCTATAACTAAACTTGCTGGAGCGGTTGATAGTACTGATATTGGTCATAATAGTACTGGTGCTGCAGTAGCTGCTAATCCTGGTGATGTTAAGACTGTAATTGAAAGTGTAAAGATGATTATTGACTTAGCAGAGAATTCTGGCATAAAAATTAAGCCTGGAGATGATGGCGGTGCTGGAGCTTCTGCTGCAGATAATACTGCAACTGATATACTTGGTGGGACTGTAACTGCTGCAGGGGGTGGTTCTAAATTAGCTGATGAGGTGTCTAAAGCAGATTCATGGGCAATGATTGACAAAATTAGAAATGCTACGACTAAAGAAGGTGCTCTTGATGCTGCTGCCAGCAATAATGCTGGCGAATTAGCTACTGGTAGCAATGCAGCGGGTAACAATGGTGCAAAGGCTGCTACCAATGCTGATCTAGTAGCAGCTGTTGCACTAAAAGCTATGACTAAAAAGGGTAAATTTAGTGCTCATAATGATGATGCTGGAGCAGTTAAGGCAGCTGCTGCTAGTGCTGTAAATAAGGTACTAGGAATACTTGATTTAATAATTAGTAAAATAGTAAATAAACATCTAGAAAAAGTAAGAGAAGCTGTTAAGGAAATAAAGTATTCTGAGAGCACTGGTGAAGCTACAGAATCTGGTACTGTTACTAAATAA
- a CDS encoding variable large family protein: protein MKINIKNIRVKSICATLFISLFLSCNSGVIEELEKRNIFLSSLANLGNDFLSVFTSFGNSMDDALGFTAVKSTDTRDKVGKHFEKIGEGLKSTKTKLEEFSKQIVATPNADTKGVEAINSAIKGANDIFDKLIGALIKLASVTKDNTPIAVDYNSKPTGADGDDVKITIEGVKEIIETAKGSGIKIEPGNDGGPVANSDGDKAPAALVGKNSNKAGAKAGLLLAGEVAKADAWSMISKIGKAKTDAGGELANDTTNEVVALATQATTHANSTGAKSTADLAAAVALKAMTKKGKFSVNSNDEEVGAVQAAAANAVNKVLGVLNEIIRKTVASNLEKIREVVKKIQYSENDGDAIESGTTQPTTK, encoded by the coding sequence ATGAAAATAAATATTAAAAATATAAGAGTAAAAAGTATTTGTGCAACATTATTTATTTCTCTATTCCTTTCTTGTAATAGTGGAGTAATAGAGGAACTTGAGAAGAGAAATATTTTCTTATCCTCTCTTGCTAATTTAGGTAATGACTTCTTATCTGTCTTTACTTCCTTTGGTAATTCTATGGATGATGCTTTAGGATTTACTGCTGTTAAATCTACTGATACTAGAGATAAGGTAGGAAAACACTTTGAAAAAATAGGAGAGGGATTAAAGAGTACTAAAACTAAATTAGAGGAGTTCTCAAAACAAATAGTTGCTACTCCAAATGCTGATACTAAGGGTGTTGAAGCTATTAATAGTGCAATTAAAGGTGCAAATGATATTTTTGATAAATTAATTGGTGCATTAATTAAATTGGCTAGTGTAACTAAAGATAATACTCCTATTGCTGTTGATTATAATTCAAAACCTACTGGTGCTGATGGTGATGACGTTAAGATTACTATTGAAGGAGTTAAAGAAATAATTGAGACTGCCAAAGGGTCTGGAATAAAGATTGAACCTGGAAATGATGGTGGTCCAGTGGCTAATTCTGATGGTGATAAGGCCCCTGCTGCACTTGTTGGTAAAAATAGTAATAAAGCTGGCGCTAAAGCTGGTCTTTTACTAGCAGGTGAGGTTGCTAAAGCAGATGCATGGTCAATGATTAGTAAGATTGGGAAGGCTAAGACTGACGCTGGTGGTGAACTTGCTAATGATACTACTAATGAAGTAGTAGCCCTGGCTACTCAAGCTACTACTCACGCTAATAGTACTGGAGCAAAAAGTACTGCAGACTTAGCAGCAGCTGTTGCACTAAAGGCCATGACTAAAAAAGGTAAATTTAGTGTTAATAGTAATGATGAAGAGGTTGGCGCAGTACAAGCAGCAGCAGCAAATGCAGTAAATAAGGTATTAGGAGTACTGAACGAGATAATTAGGAAAACAGTAGCAAGCAATCTGGAAAAGATAAGAGAAGTTGTTAAGAAAATACAATACTCAGAGAATGATGGTGATGCGATAGAATCTGGTACTACTCAACCTACTACTAAATAA